In Aethina tumida isolate Nest 87 chromosome 2, icAetTumi1.1, whole genome shotgun sequence, the DNA window GGGATCCGGTACTGGAGGTGGAGGCGACCGAGCTCGAAGACGATCGACGGTTGGGAATGACCGCACTGTCGGCCCACTTGGCCTGCGGATGCATGTCGGCGTACGGTGACGGGCTGGGCATGCAGTCCATGGAAGCGGGATCGATCAGGAGGTTCTGTGAGATTCTGGTGCGATCGTGCGAAGAGGTGGTGATGGGTGATTGGTTCTTGATTATCGGCTCTTCTTGCAACCTCGCTTCCGACAGGACTGGCAACGGAGCTACTGGTGGCGGTGGCGGCGTCGGCTTGTGATGGTCGTTCGTAGAGGGATAGTTCTGTTGCAAGAACTGTTGATTAATATGAGGTAGCGAATCGTTTAAGTAGTTGGTCGGCTCGGCCACCTGAATGTTCTGATAGGAGTCGCCGCTGGGCGGCACCCATCGCTCGTCGCCCTGTATCGATATGCTGTGGTCGGACAGACTCTGATTGGGCTGCGGGACAGGTACGTTTTTACCAATGCCGAACATCTCGTTCCTCTCTGCGCCGACAGGAGTGTAACCGGCATTGTAGTCGTATTTGTCGGTCGGTATCGTCACTTTGTTTGTAAGATTCATCGAAGTAATTTCATCGGGCCGAGGCATCAGCACGTTGAGATTCTCGGACGGAGCAGGCACATGATGATCTACAAGTGGAATTATTTGTTGCGGCGGTTGTTCGATTTTGTCCATCTCGGTATTTTGTACTTCGTCCGCGTCGGTACTGGACTTGGACAAACTGGTCGACTTCGATAAGCCCATGCGCAGTTTCTCCACCAAATTGAGCGTTTCTCGGGCACTGTCCTCCTTCGTGTCGCCCTTCATCATAGGAATGTTCGCCGTGAACGGCATTAAACTTGTCATGATCTCTTCCTCTTTCGAATCACCAAAGTTATCAAGATCAAAATCGATTTCGCTGTCTTTGGACGTGTTCTGCGACGAAGTCATCAAATGGTTTTGAACCAAATCAGGTAGTTTGTTGACATCGCTTTTTTCGTGCAACGGTTGGAAAGTGGGTAAGTCGATTTCAGTGGAGGCGGCGTTCATGATGTCTTTCGACTTTTGCATCTTGAGATCTTCTTCGATAATTTTATCGGCAGCTGTCATGTCTTCCGTCTGTTTTGTCGCAGTGTACTCCTCGATCGTTGACACGTGTTTGTTTGCCTCGGGTAGTTTGTTCGCAAAGATATCATCGATGCTCTTGGTCTTGGTCGGGGACTTTTTGGGTGATTTTTTGAGAGGTTCTAACTTGTGTTTTTCAGGTTCCTTGCTCTGTTCTTTTTCGACAGACAATCGTTTTTCAGAGTCGCACAGATTTGTCTTATCCTTGTCAGTTAACGACGACGATTCGTTGTATTTGGTCAGCTTTTCTGGTGAACTAGTTCTCGACTTGGTCGTTTCATCGTTAGATTTTGATGAATGTTGTTGGTGTGATGTTTTGTGGGGCGATTTTTCCCGCTTCTCGGGCGAATCTGATAGTTTTTTGTCGGGACTGCCAAAGAGTTTGTCGAGAGTAAATCGAGCTTTGGATGATTTCTCCTTGCCTGCTGCTTTCCGTTCCAAAATCTCCTTCTCGATGATGGAGACGGCGGACAGTCGTTCCTCCTCCTTCAGCTTCTGGTCCGTTTTCCGGATCGGAGAGAGTAACTTTCTTGAATCGGTTGCGGCAGCGGGAGGGGCAGCGGCAGTGGCAGGGGCAGTTTCCTTTTCCGGCGGGTCATCTCCTGCGGCGAGTTTTCCCTTCCGAGGGGAACCAGAGACACGTTGGCCATCAGACATATCTCCAGACCGGACATTAGCATCTCCGATCCGACCACCAGTGTTGGATGGTGCCCGCGGCCTGCCTCTCGGCGGCCGTCCTCGACCACGGGCACGTGGCTGCTGGTGTTCCTCTCTTTTAGCAGGCGACGATGCAGGTTGTTTCTTATCAGGACTTTTTGTATGGGACTTAGTGGCAGGTTGCTTAACTTCTGGGGTACGCGCAGGTTCCGCCTTAGGTTGTGGTTGTGGTGAGGCGGACTTGCGACGTGGACTGGAGGCGGCACTGGAATCGCTAGAGTCCGACGATGAGGAGGATGCCGCTGGTCTGGTACCCTTGTCAAGAAAGGGCCAGTCCTTGGCAGTGCTCCGCTTAGTCGCCTCCCGGGGACTCTCCGATCGCGTAGGTGCTGATTTCGCTGTCGGTTCCTCGTCGCTCTCTGAACTCGAGCTGCTCGAGGAATCGCTGGAAGAGCTCGATGAGGAAGACGAACTGCTGGCTGAGGAAGACTTGCGCTTATTTTCGGACACTTTGGCCGGAGGTTTCTCCTTTTCCACCTTATCCGGCTCGGGCTCTTTCTTGAGCGTCGTTCGAGGGCCGTCGACGTTGTCCCTTTTAAATTTGGGCGGCGGTTCTGCATCCTTTTTGCTTTTGTCGCCGTCACCGCTGACGTCCGTGTTGGCAACCGGTTTGCCCAAACCACTTTTGATATGTTCTGCCGCCTTCTTCGCGGCTTGTCTTTGCGGGACGTACGCCAAAATCTCCTGACTGTCGACCTTATCCATTTCCTTGTCGAGATCGAATATGTCGCCGTGCGGTTTACTCTCCTTGCGTACTTCCTTCGTCGGAGACTCTTTCGTCTCCTTGACCGGCTTCGGTTTTGTCTTGCCAATCTGTTTGTGACTCTTCTCCGGTTTATCCTTCTCTTCTGTCTTGGCGGGATCCTCGGGCGCTGAAACCTGCGACAAATCGCAAATCTCTTCATTAATCGTGTCTACGTTTGTGTACatgtttaaacataaataatcttACAATATTCTTgctttttacagtttttttttttattcgattGATTTATAATTGGGCTTTCTTGcactacaatataaaatatttaaatttctttaacttCTTATGTCTGTGCTTTCTTTTTGTCCGCATTTCCTGAAACAATAGTCGAAAAGATGTAGAAAGTTcaagtaaaattgttaaaaatgccCTCCATTCTTGACATGAATTGAACTTTTAAATAcatgaaaattagaaaaagaataaactaatatttatatggtaATTTAAAGTATGTTGAAATTGAAGTTGGATACGAACCTGTTCTTTCACCCTCGTCGACGTGGTGGATTTGAGATTTTCCGTCGCCTTTTTAGCTGCCTGTCGTTGAGGAACAATGAGATCGGAAGGCACGTAGTCCTTCTTCCTTTTGGCGTCGTCCCCTTTCGTCGTCGACGCTGTCGTCGTCTTCTTCTTCGTCtcctgactcgcattggtttTCGTCGTCGTTGTCGATGCCGGCGTCGTCGTCGACGTTGCCATCGACGAAGACGATGCATTTTTAGATGACGACGGCTTGTGCGAAAACTCTTTGACCGCCGCTTTAGTTCTGACTTTACTTTGCGAGTCGTTGGTTGCGTTCGAGGATTTGTCGTCGTTCTTGGCGGACATGTCCGAACTATCACTATCCGAGTATATCGACGACATGCATTTGATATTGTCCTTTTTGCTGGGCCTGATTGGCATCAGTTCGTCACTGTCACTGGCCGAATCGGCTAGTTCTCGCGCCACCTGACTGAGTCGCGATCGCGGACACTTGGCTTGTTCCTCTTCGCTGCTGCTGTCCACTCTCGCCTTCGAGATTACCTGTTTCTTCTTGCGCTCCGGTTTGTTCGGAGACTTCTTCGCAGGTGATGCGACCGATGTTTTCTTCTTCGACGGCTGATTGACTGTCGGCGGCTTCTCGTCTTCCGAACTGCTGTGCAATCGGTTCTCCTTGTCCTTGGTGGCACGTTCGTCTCCGCTGCTCGAGCTGGACATGCCGCTGCCATACAAACTGCCGCTTCGTCGCTTCGAGGAACCGTTAAAGTACAGCTTCTTATAAGGATTGTTCTTCACGTCCTTGAATAGTCCGTTAATTTCCGGTTTGCGTTCGTCTCCACTCGGCGGCGACTTGAGACCGGCTATTCGCGCCAATATCACGTCGAAGTCGTGCGTGTGGTCCTCCGATTCGTTGTGAGAGTACAACCTGTCGTAAATGGAGGGCCCGTGGTTGGCCTCGATGACCGCCTGAATGACGGTCGTGGGCAGCGTGCTGGACGAGTCGAGAACTTCCGCCTGTTTGTGGAAGGTCTGTTCGCGCATGCGGAAGAACGTCCGCGACAACTTTTCTCGTCGACTTACCATGTAACACAAGTTGCGCACTCGCTCCAAGTCTTGTCGCAGCTGAACGAACATCTTCATCTTTTCGAGGTCGGCCTGCTCGCGCTTATGCGAGATCATGTCGACGTCTTCGGACTTGGGTGGCAGCAGCGGCTTGTTGTGGCCCGACTTGCGTTTCAGCTTCCAATAATTGTAGATGTAGTGCAGGGCGTCGTTGTCCACGTCCAGGTGTATGCTGACCACGTCCTTGACGCTGACGTGTTTAAAAAACTCGGCCTCGATCTCCTGGAGACGGGCAGCCCGCGCCTGGTTCTTCTCCTCCGACGTCATGTCCTTGCGCTTCTTCCGCTTGCAGTCGTCGTCCTCGGAGCCCGAGCACACGCTCTTCTCCTTCTTGCTGCTCTTGCTGTGCTTTTCGCAGTACGAGCGCAGCTTGACCCCGTCGTCGGCGTTCTCGTCCTCGATGATCGCCCGCATCTCCAAGCCATGTTTAAACGCGCAAGTCACGTGGTAGGCGGTTTTGCATGTCTTGACCGAACACTGGATGCACGCCCCGACGCGTTCCCTGCACAGTACGCATATCAGCGCCCACCGACTGGCCGGTATGCTCGAGATCTTGGTGATTGGCTCCATCTTTTCGACGCAGCCGATGCTCACCTCCGGTATCCACAACGCGCACGAGACGTGCGCCCACTTCTGGCCGGATCTAGTACTTTTCATGGCGCCACCTTTGTTGGGACACAGCACACACTCGGGCCGCTTGTGCAAGTTGCACGTGCAGCACAGCCACTGTCCGTCCGGTATCTGGGTGATGCCGTAGCAGGCCTGGTGCACGCAGATGTTGCAGTTGTCGCAGAACACCATCTCGTTGCCCTCCTCACTGTCCGGCGACCGACACACGTCGCATATAACGTTCTCATCGTACTCGATGCCGAGGCCCTCTTCGTTGCGCAGTATCGACTGGATCTTGTCCCAGCAGCACTCTTCGAACCGTTCGATCACTCGTTCGAGTTGGTCCTCGTAGACGGGAGCGAGACCGGCGAGGGCGCGCTCAGAGTTCATCACCTTCAACCACGA includes these proteins:
- the LOC109606526 gene encoding PHD finger protein rhinoceros translates to MSQRVKRPNRTEDGSVPVKRRKRTPAEEEEAATLAAGAAAASTWQPPRSNDLKTIYNRTTTEAPAELFRKDLISAMKLPDSEPLAADEYWVICDQWKQEWERGVQVPVNPDSLPEPSVTVNHCNSFKVRHEFKLPKNKYVRITKDDAFDAEQHEFSTAPAQAEAACAYDLDESDISWLKVMNSERALAGLAPVYEDQLERVIERFEECCWDKIQSILRNEEGLGIEYDENVICDVCRSPDSEEGNEMVFCDNCNICVHQACYGITQIPDGQWLCCTCNLHKRPECVLCPNKGGAMKSTRSGQKWAHVSCALWIPEVSIGCVEKMEPITKISSIPASRWALICVLCRERVGACIQCSVKTCKTAYHVTCAFKHGLEMRAIIEDENADDGVKLRSYCEKHSKSSKKEKSVCSGSEDDDCKRKKRKDMTSEEKNQARAARLQEIEAEFFKHVSVKDVVSIHLDVDNDALHYIYNYWKLKRKSGHNKPLLPPKSEDVDMISHKREQADLEKMKMFVQLRQDLERVRNLCYMVSRREKLSRTFFRMREQTFHKQAEVLDSSSTLPTTVIQAVIEANHGPSIYDRLYSHNESEDHTHDFDVILARIAGLKSPPSGDERKPEINGLFKDVKNNPYKKLYFNGSSKRRSGSLYGSGMSSSSSGDERATKDKENRLHSSSEDEKPPTVNQPSKKKTSVASPAKKSPNKPERKKKQVISKARVDSSSEEEQAKCPRSRLSQVARELADSASDSDELMPIRPSKKDNIKCMSSIYSDSDSSDMSAKNDDKSSNATNDSQSKVRTKAAVKEFSHKPSSSKNASSSSMATSTTTPASTTTTKTNASQETKKKTTTASTTKGDDAKRKKDYVPSDLIVPQRQAAKKATENLKSTTSTRVKEQVSAPEDPAKTEEKDKPEKSHKQIGKTKPKPVKETKESPTKEVRKESKPHGDIFDLDKEMDKVDSQEILAYVPQRQAAKKAAEHIKSGLGKPVANTDVSGDGDKSKKDAEPPPKFKRDNVDGPRTTLKKEPEPDKVEKEKPPAKVSENKRKSSSASSSSSSSSSSSDSSSSSSSESDEEPTAKSAPTRSESPREATKRSTAKDWPFLDKGTRPAASSSSSDSSDSSAASSPRRKSASPQPQPKAEPARTPEVKQPATKSHTKSPDKKQPASSPAKREEHQQPRARGRGRPPRGRPRAPSNTGGRIGDANVRSGDMSDGQRVSGSPRKGKLAAGDDPPEKETAPATAAAPPAAATDSRKLLSPIRKTDQKLKEEERLSAVSIIEKEILERKAAGKEKSSKARFTLDKLFGSPDKKLSDSPEKREKSPHKTSHQQHSSKSNDETTKSRTSSPEKLTKYNESSSLTDKDKTNLCDSEKRLSVEKEQSKEPEKHKLEPLKKSPKKSPTKTKSIDDIFANKLPEANKHVSTIEEYTATKQTEDMTAADKIIEEDLKMQKSKDIMNAASTEIDLPTFQPLHEKSDVNKLPDLVQNHLMTSSQNTSKDSEIDFDLDNFGDSKEEEIMTSLMPFTANIPMMKGDTKEDSARETLNLVEKLRMGLSKSTSLSKSSTDADEVQNTEMDKIEQPPQQIIPLVDHHVPAPSENLNVLMPRPDEITSMNLTNKVTIPTDKYDYNAGYTPVGAERNEMFGIGKNVPVPQPNQSLSDHSISIQGDERWVPPSGDSYQNIQVAEPTNYLNDSLPHINQQFLQQNYPSTNDHHKPTPPPPPVAPLPVLSEARLQEEPIIKNQSPITTSSHDRTRISQNLLIDPASMDCMPSPSPYADMHPQAKWADSAVIPNRRSSSSSVASTSSTGSRKGDADDEPNKLRNDLMNHPPMQMPPYMELPYIPYSEFVPPVSLFPPPPNVNTQLPFSTAGSAMYPPQFGAPYPTPHPIPPTPKPVEDTMPPYSSTACTAAFTSSQHNMALTAAMVNLPTPTSKSTDQSLSDLTGPVPTEPIPPPPCDQPPATVAPPSLPIVSLQQPVLVAEDNIIPSPAQSNMTPTTTATLPSPSSSVKSNSSSVAVASAGKKSPSKPTRTSARVTSQMNKSPNKSPGKSPRQEPPVKQSGRGRGEGKRGSGKSGTVRNSTAASRGRGRGRGRGRSSHHDHEFPSNIHNKLVGTVYDLDFDDDVSNDNMTDLKSMRERRKSVDVHERKYDSIISRISPQLSPKFSSPSQTGHKNRGSYNADLRELRPPTPIQSTPTKPDILANTTSSNDSRTAPMFVQPVLPGPVDMRTYNSFNDSENLLTGFETAESRVHEDIDEEFEKELHSALSAKKPAEPQPQVEISTIKVSLSDTRNQLKFKIKGPIANNYTTASVTPSPATPTVEPVVSNIACNSVQNNAMSNACMSTGSSNLRRMRKKELLRQYWSSNDMNQADPNSASSNTSSAIPATPTVNRTVITIPKAVASMTSIPTRDDYRDYQIDDLPEVKYHKKESKRTSGLSRELKQLDLKSAFLPDDDGVSERRRSLGSAGGNAALSTSLDSVLTNKRRGRPPRPSQQGGQQVTPKLKIKIGANNSVVDNSKEEDRRDRIRPPKKRHSATVATPSLDDLRRESMKFRKRMMADLKCDVIKKKKKDKSEKRKKKREDKHQIRIIQDDNPTKLIIRIGKKPSEGMADGAGGVVGAGEKSSGAGGNAGEHAAKEPTTTIPKKIDGASGKTDAVPEATTPSGSGLKGRSPPPPPPPKVTPIKLKLSRCQEGSGYVMKPTTSQSGSETTAEETQAVQPGQPPPAAPPPLSAAPLPLNKDCEVR